The Methylomagnum ishizawai genome has a window encoding:
- the coaE gene encoding dephospho-CoA kinase (Dephospho-CoA kinase (CoaE) performs the final step in coenzyme A biosynthesis.), translating into MFKVGLTGGIGSGKSTVADLFAAQGVPVLDADRVARDLVEPGQPAIAAIARHFGPDLLKAGRLDRERLRRIVFADPAERRWLEALLHPRVYAELERRMAALAAPYCLLVIPLLLETGQRGFVDRLLVVDCPVDLQRQRLQMRDGIDAAQADRMLSAQIGRPQRQAAADDILENTGTVVDLAGPVERLHRLYLTLASGSGPGNAAPAP; encoded by the coding sequence ATGTTCAAGGTGGGCTTGACCGGCGGCATCGGCAGCGGCAAAAGCACGGTCGCCGATTTGTTCGCCGCGCAAGGCGTGCCGGTGCTGGATGCCGACCGGGTCGCCCGCGATCTGGTCGAACCCGGCCAACCCGCCATCGCCGCCATCGCCCGGCACTTCGGCCCGGACCTCCTCAAGGCGGGCCGTCTGGACCGGGAGCGGTTGCGGCGGATCGTGTTCGCGGACCCCGCGGAACGCCGCTGGCTCGAAGCCTTGCTCCACCCCAGGGTCTACGCCGAACTGGAACGGCGGATGGCGGCGCTGGCCGCGCCTTATTGCCTGCTGGTCATCCCTTTGCTGCTGGAAACCGGCCAGCGCGGCTTCGTGGACCGGTTGCTGGTGGTGGACTGCCCGGTGGACCTCCAGCGGCAACGGCTACAGATGCGGGACGGCATCGACGCCGCCCAGGCCGATAGAATGTTGTCCGCCCAGATTGGCCGCCCGCAACGCCAAGCCGCCGCCGACGATATCCTCGAGAACACCGGCACCGTGGTCGATCTCGCCGGGCCGGTGGAACGCCTGCACCGGCTTTATCTGACCCTCGCATCGGGTTCCGGGCCCGGAAACGCCGCGCCGGCCCCCTAA
- a CDS encoding prepilin peptidase, protein MNSFDILAENPAGFLAVAGLVGLMVGSFLNVVIHRLPIMLEHSWKQECRNYLELEPEAAPEAPYNLLTPRSHCPQCAKPVAIGENIPILSYLLLRGRCSGCGTRISPRYPAVELLTALVSVAVAYRFGFGPQTAAALPLSWCLIALTFIDIDRQLLPDSLTLPMLWLGLFLSLFGIFTDSAASILGAIFGYLSLWTVYQLFKLATGKEGMGYGDFKLLALIGAWLGWDKLPMVILLSSLVGAVIGIAMILLSRQERGTPIPFGPYLAIAGWIALVWGDAINAAYLGQFH, encoded by the coding sequence ATGAATTCATTCGATATCCTGGCCGAAAACCCCGCCGGGTTCCTGGCCGTCGCCGGTTTGGTCGGCCTGATGGTCGGCAGCTTCCTCAACGTGGTCATCCACCGGCTGCCCATCATGCTGGAACATTCCTGGAAACAGGAATGCCGCAACTACCTGGAACTGGAACCCGAAGCCGCGCCGGAAGCGCCCTACAACCTACTGACGCCCCGCTCCCATTGCCCCCAGTGCGCCAAGCCGGTCGCCATCGGGGAAAACATTCCCATCCTCAGCTACTTGCTGCTGCGCGGGCGTTGTTCCGGCTGCGGGACGCGGATTTCGCCGCGCTACCCGGCGGTGGAATTGCTGACCGCCCTGGTCTCGGTGGCCGTGGCCTACCGCTTCGGCTTCGGGCCACAGACCGCCGCCGCCCTGCCCCTGAGCTGGTGCCTCATCGCCCTGACCTTCATCGATATCGACCGGCAATTGCTGCCCGACAGCCTGACCCTGCCGATGCTGTGGCTGGGCCTGTTCCTCAGCCTATTCGGGATTTTCACCGACAGCGCGGCTAGTATCCTCGGGGCCATCTTCGGCTATCTGAGCCTGTGGACGGTCTATCAATTGTTCAAACTGGCGACCGGCAAGGAAGGCATGGGTTATGGCGATTTCAAGTTGTTGGCCCTGATCGGGGCGTGGCTGGGCTGGGACAAACTGCCGATGGTGATCTTACTGTCCTCGCTGGTGGGCGCGGTGATCGGCATCGCCATGATCCTCTTGTCCCGCCAGGAACGGGGCACGCCGATTCCCTTCGGCCCCTACCTCGCCATCGCCGGCTGGATCGCCCTGGTCTGGGGCGACGCCATCAACGCGGCCTATCTCGGCCAATTCCACTAA
- a CDS encoding type II secretion system F family protein, producing the protein MAAKEETVLYVWEGTDRNGARMRGELTSRSELVAKAELRRQGIKVVKIKKKPKPLFSPSKKAITTKDIAIFSRQLATMLSAGVPLVQAFEIVGRGHENPSMQELILAIKADVEGGSTLAEALGKHPLYFDELFCNLVHAGEQAGVLETLLHKIAEYKEKTESIKAKIKKALTYPAAVLVIAMIVSSILLIFVVPQFEALFKGFGADLPAFTKMVVSMSQFLQAYWYIVLGTIMGVGWVFINLKKRSKAFNHGLDRLILQIPAIGVIIHKAAIARFARTLSTMSAAGVPLVEALQSVSGATGNIVYSLAVLKMRDDVSTGTQLQMSMRQADLFPNMVIQMVAIGEESGSLDSMLGKVADFYEEEVDNAVDSLSSLLEPMIMAILGVIVGGLVIAMYLPIFKLGSAI; encoded by the coding sequence ATGGCCGCCAAAGAAGAAACCGTCCTCTACGTCTGGGAAGGCACCGACCGCAACGGTGCCCGCATGAGGGGCGAACTGACCTCGCGCAGCGAATTGGTGGCCAAGGCCGAACTGCGGCGGCAGGGCATCAAGGTCGTCAAGATCAAGAAAAAGCCCAAGCCGCTGTTCTCCCCTTCCAAGAAAGCCATCACCACCAAGGATATCGCCATCTTCAGCCGCCAGTTGGCGACCATGCTGTCGGCGGGCGTGCCCCTGGTCCAAGCCTTCGAGATCGTGGGCCGCGGCCATGAGAATCCCAGCATGCAGGAGTTGATCCTCGCCATCAAAGCCGATGTCGAGGGCGGCAGCACCCTGGCCGAAGCCTTGGGTAAACACCCTTTATATTTCGACGAATTGTTCTGCAACCTGGTCCATGCCGGCGAACAGGCCGGCGTCTTGGAAACCCTGTTGCACAAGATCGCCGAGTACAAGGAAAAAACCGAATCGATCAAGGCCAAGATCAAGAAGGCGCTGACCTATCCGGCGGCGGTGCTGGTCATCGCCATGATCGTGAGTTCAATCCTCTTGATTTTCGTGGTGCCCCAGTTCGAAGCGCTGTTCAAGGGCTTCGGCGCGGATTTGCCGGCCTTCACCAAGATGGTGGTCTCCATGTCGCAATTCCTCCAGGCCTACTGGTACATCGTCCTCGGGACCATCATGGGCGTGGGCTGGGTTTTCATCAACCTCAAGAAACGCTCCAAGGCCTTCAACCACGGGCTGGACCGGCTGATCCTGCAAATCCCCGCCATCGGCGTGATTATCCACAAGGCCGCCATCGCCCGCTTCGCCCGCACCCTGTCCACCATGTCGGCGGCGGGCGTGCCCTTAGTGGAGGCCTTGCAATCGGTGTCGGGGGCCACCGGCAATATCGTCTACTCCCTGGCGGTCCTCAAGATGCGCGACGACGTATCCACCGGCACCCAGTTGCAAATGTCGATGCGGCAGGCCGATTTGTTCCCCAACATGGTGATCCAGATGGTCGCCATCGGCGAGGAATCCGGTTCCCTCGACAGCATGCTGGGCAAGGTGGCCGATTTCTACGAGGAAGAGGTCGATAACGCCGTGGACTCCCTGAGCAGCCTCCTCGAACCCATGATCATGGCGATCCTGGGCGTGATCGTGGGCGGCTTGGTGATCGCGATGTACCTGCCGATCTTCAAACTGGGTTCCGCCATCTAA
- the pilB gene encoding type IV-A pilus assembly ATPase PilB, producing the protein MAISASKIPLSGMAKCLVKEELLSDTDAHSHFEEALRKSVPFVTHLVGNKILDSLTIANAASKEFGIPLFDLNAMMPEMMPLKSVSEKLIRKHHALPLFLRGNRLFLAVSDPTNLQALDEIKFQSRLGTESVLVEEDKLVRAIETALEAQDNTFKDLLDADLENLTVTGGDDIDGPAEGEGSDIDDAPIVRFVNKILLDAIKRGVSDIHFEPYEKNFRVRFRHDGMLHEIAAPPAALAGRISARLKVMSRMDIAERRVPQDGRIKMILSRTRSIDFRVNSCPTLFGEKIVLRILDPTAAQIGIERLGFEPEQQENFLKALHKPYGMILVTGPTGSGKTVSLYTGLNILNTPDTNISTAEDPVEITVPGINQVNVNVKTGLTFAEALRAFLRQDPDVIMVGEIRDLETAEIAVKAAQTGHLVLSTLHTNDAPQTLNRLMQMGIPPFNIASAILLIMAQRLTRRLCENCKQEIQLPPEVLIQAGFKESDLAGMTLYGPVGCDKCVKGYKGRVGIYQVMPISESINRIILEGGNVMQIAQQAKADGIADLRDSGLRKVKAGVTSLAEIDRVTRD; encoded by the coding sequence ATGGCGATATCTGCTTCCAAAATCCCGCTCAGCGGCATGGCGAAATGCCTGGTCAAAGAAGAACTCCTGTCGGATACCGACGCCCATAGCCATTTCGAGGAAGCCCTACGCAAAAGCGTCCCCTTCGTCACCCATCTGGTCGGCAACAAAATCCTCGATAGCCTGACCATCGCCAACGCGGCCTCCAAGGAATTCGGCATCCCGTTGTTCGACCTGAACGCCATGATGCCGGAGATGATGCCGCTGAAATCGGTCAGCGAGAAACTGATCCGCAAGCACCACGCCCTGCCCTTGTTCCTGCGCGGCAACCGCCTGTTCCTGGCGGTGTCCGACCCCACCAACCTGCAAGCCCTGGACGAGATCAAATTCCAGTCCCGGCTCGGCACCGAGAGCGTCCTGGTCGAGGAGGACAAGCTGGTCCGCGCCATCGAAACCGCGCTGGAGGCCCAGGACAACACCTTCAAGGACTTGCTCGACGCCGACCTCGAAAACCTCACCGTCACCGGCGGCGACGACATCGACGGCCCGGCCGAAGGCGAGGGCAGCGACATCGACGATGCCCCCATCGTGCGCTTCGTCAACAAAATCCTGCTGGACGCCATCAAGCGCGGCGTGTCCGATATCCATTTCGAGCCCTACGAAAAGAACTTCCGGGTCAGGTTCCGCCACGACGGCATGCTGCACGAGATCGCCGCGCCCCCGGCGGCCCTCGCCGGGCGCATTTCGGCCCGCCTCAAGGTCATGTCGCGCATGGACATCGCCGAGCGCCGGGTGCCGCAGGATGGCCGTATCAAGATGATCCTCTCGCGCACCCGTTCCATCGACTTCCGCGTCAACTCCTGCCCCACCCTGTTCGGCGAAAAGATCGTACTGCGTATCCTCGACCCCACCGCCGCCCAGATCGGCATCGAGCGGCTGGGGTTCGAGCCGGAACAACAGGAAAACTTCCTCAAGGCGCTCCACAAGCCCTACGGCATGATCCTGGTGACGGGGCCGACCGGCAGCGGCAAAACCGTCTCGCTCTACACCGGTCTCAACATCCTCAACACCCCCGACACCAACATCTCCACCGCCGAAGACCCGGTGGAAATCACGGTGCCGGGCATCAACCAGGTCAACGTCAACGTCAAGACCGGCCTGACCTTCGCCGAGGCCCTCCGCGCCTTCCTGCGCCAAGACCCGGACGTCATCATGGTGGGCGAAATCCGCGACCTGGAAACCGCCGAAATCGCCGTGAAAGCCGCCCAGACCGGCCACTTGGTGCTGTCCACCCTGCACACCAACGACGCCCCGCAAACCCTGAACCGCCTGATGCAAATGGGCATCCCGCCGTTCAACATCGCCTCCGCCATCCTCTTGATCATGGCCCAGCGCCTGACGCGGCGGCTGTGCGAGAACTGCAAGCAAGAAATCCAACTGCCGCCCGAGGTCTTGATCCAGGCCGGTTTCAAGGAAAGCGACCTGGCCGGCATGACCCTCTATGGCCCGGTCGGCTGCGACAAATGCGTGAAAGGCTATAAAGGCCGGGTGGGCATCTACCAAGTCATGCCCATCTCCGAATCCATCAACCGCATCATCCTCGAAGGGGGCAACGTGATGCAGATCGCCCAGCAAGCCAAAGCGGACGGCATCGCCGACCTCCGGGACTCGGGACTCAGAAAAGTCAAGGCGGGGGTCACCAGCCTGGCCGAAATCGACCGCGTCACCCGGGATTAA
- a CDS encoding valine--tRNA ligase: protein MDKTYDPQAIEQSWYQTWEASGYFQPSGTGPSYCIAIPPPNVTGSLHMGHGFNNTIMDALVRYHRMKGHNTLWQVGTDHAGIATQMVVERQLAAQGITRHNIEGGREKFLEKVWEWKAESGGTITRQLRRLGSSVDWSRERFTMDEGLSKAVQEAFVRLYDDGLIYRGKRLVNWDPKLHTAISDLEVQNEEEKGFMWHFRYPLADGSGHLVVATTRPETMLGDTAVAVHPEDERYQHLIGKTIRLPITDREIPIVADDYVDPAFGTGCVKITPAHDFNDYEVGKRHNLPLINIFTRDATIVSDTDWPMTHEGLRHARIQSRDVIDLATDIGIPKKYWGLDRFEARKQVIAEFENLGLLEKIDPHTLKVPRGDRSGVVIEPWLTDQWYVDAKSLAQPAIAAVEDGRIRFVPQQYENLYFSWMRDIQDWCISRQLWWGHRIPAWYDNQGRVYVGRNEAEVRAKYSLAADLELRQDDDVLDTWFSSALWTFSTLGWPDATPELKTFHPTDVLVTGFDIIFFWVARMIMMTMRLMKHPDGSPQVPFKTVYVHGLVRDAEGQKMSKSKGNVLDPLDIIDGIALEDLVSKRTSGLMQPQMAEKIEKRTRKEFPNGIAAYGCDALRYTFASLASTGRDIKFDMGRVEGYRNFCNKLWNAARYVLMNTEGQDTGLAGECAYSLPDRWIRSRLGQTIAATVAAIEDYRFDLAARALYEFTWNEYCDWYLELAKVALQTGDETQQRGTRQTLVRVLETLLRLAHPVMPFITEEIWQRVAPLAGQSGDTIMRHAYPQAESWPLDGEAEQEMRWVMDVLMGIRRIRGEMKIADGKAIPVLLQNGSAQDWAYLAHNRDFIARFGRLDSLGQLAADEAAPESAIALVGELKVLIPMRGLIDKDAELARLDKEIQRLAKDAPRIEAKLNDPAFVEKAPPQVVAKERTRLQEIQASLTELHAQVEKIRAL from the coding sequence ATGGACAAAACCTACGACCCCCAAGCCATAGAACAAAGCTGGTATCAAACCTGGGAAGCGAGCGGCTATTTCCAGCCCTCCGGCACCGGCCCGTCCTACTGTATCGCCATCCCACCACCCAACGTGACCGGGAGCCTCCATATGGGCCATGGCTTCAACAACACCATCATGGACGCCTTGGTGCGCTACCACCGCATGAAGGGCCACAACACCTTGTGGCAAGTCGGCACCGACCACGCCGGCATCGCCACCCAAATGGTGGTCGAACGCCAACTCGCCGCGCAAGGTATCACCCGCCATAACATAGAGGGGGGGCGCGAGAAGTTCCTAGAAAAAGTCTGGGAATGGAAAGCCGAATCCGGCGGCACCATCACCCGGCAATTGCGCCGCCTGGGTTCCTCGGTGGATTGGAGCCGCGAGCGCTTCACCATGGACGAAGGGCTGTCGAAAGCCGTGCAGGAAGCTTTCGTGCGGCTGTACGACGATGGCCTGATCTACCGCGGCAAGCGGCTGGTGAACTGGGACCCGAAGCTCCACACCGCCATTTCCGACCTCGAAGTGCAGAACGAGGAGGAAAAAGGCTTCATGTGGCATTTCCGCTATCCGCTGGCGGATGGTTCGGGGCATCTGGTGGTCGCGACCACCCGCCCGGAAACCATGCTGGGCGACACCGCCGTCGCCGTCCACCCGGAAGACGAACGCTATCAACACCTGATCGGTAAAACCATCCGCCTGCCCATCACGGACCGGGAAATCCCCATCGTCGCCGATGACTATGTCGATCCCGCATTCGGCACTGGCTGCGTGAAGATCACCCCGGCCCATGATTTCAACGACTACGAAGTCGGCAAGCGCCACAACCTGCCGCTCATCAATATCTTCACAAGAGATGCGACGATTGTTAGTGACACAGACTGGCCAATGACCCATGAAGGGCTGAGGCATGCTCGCATTCAATCAAGGGATGTAATTGATTTGGCAACAGATATAGGCATTCCCAAAAAATACTGGGGACTCGACCGCTTCGAGGCCCGCAAGCAAGTCATCGCCGAATTCGAGAACCTGGGGCTCCTCGAAAAGATCGACCCCCACACCCTCAAAGTGCCGCGCGGCGACCGCTCCGGCGTGGTCATCGAACCCTGGCTCACCGACCAGTGGTATGTGGATGCCAAGAGCCTGGCCCAGCCCGCCATCGCGGCGGTGGAAGATGGCCGCATCCGCTTCGTGCCCCAGCAATACGAAAACCTGTATTTCTCCTGGATGCGGGACATCCAGGATTGGTGTATCTCCCGCCAACTGTGGTGGGGCCACCGCATCCCGGCGTGGTACGACAACCAAGGCCGGGTCTACGTGGGCCGCAACGAGGCCGAAGTCCGCGCCAAATACAGCCTCGCCGCCGACCTCGAACTGCGCCAGGACGACGACGTGCTGGATACGTGGTTCTCGTCGGCACTGTGGACCTTCTCGACATTGGGCTGGCCGGACGCAACGCCGGAACTCAAGACCTTCCACCCCACCGACGTGCTGGTGACGGGTTTCGACATTATTTTCTTCTGGGTCGCCCGCATGATCATGATGACCATGCGCTTGATGAAGCACCCGGACGGCTCGCCGCAGGTGCCGTTCAAGACGGTGTATGTGCATGGCCTGGTGCGCGATGCCGAAGGCCAGAAGATGTCGAAATCCAAGGGCAACGTCCTCGACCCCTTGGACATCATCGACGGCATCGCCCTGGAAGATTTGGTCTCCAAGCGCACCAGCGGCCTGATGCAGCCGCAAATGGCGGAGAAGATCGAAAAGCGCACCCGCAAGGAATTCCCCAACGGCATCGCGGCCTATGGTTGCGACGCCCTGCGCTACACCTTCGCCTCGCTGGCCTCGACCGGACGCGACATCAAATTCGACATGGGCCGGGTCGAGGGCTACCGCAACTTCTGCAACAAGCTGTGGAACGCCGCCCGCTACGTGCTGATGAACACCGAAGGCCAGGACACCGGCCTCGCCGGCGAATGCGCCTACAGCCTGCCCGACCGCTGGATCCGTTCCCGTTTGGGCCAGACCATCGCCGCGACCGTCGCCGCCATCGAGGACTACCGCTTCGACCTCGCCGCCCGCGCCCTCTACGAATTCACCTGGAACGAATACTGCGATTGGTATTTGGAACTGGCGAAAGTGGCGCTCCAGACCGGCGACGAAACCCAGCAACGCGGCACCCGCCAAACCCTGGTGCGGGTGCTGGAAACCCTGCTGCGGTTGGCCCATCCCGTCATGCCGTTCATCACCGAGGAAATCTGGCAGCGGGTCGCGCCGCTGGCGGGCCAATCGGGCGACACGATCATGCGCCACGCCTATCCGCAAGCCGAATCCTGGCCACTGGACGGCGAAGCCGAGCAGGAAATGCGCTGGGTGATGGACGTGCTGATGGGCATCCGCCGCATCCGGGGCGAAATGAAAATCGCCGACGGCAAGGCCATCCCGGTGCTGTTGCAGAACGGCTCGGCCCAGGATTGGGCCTATCTCGCCCATAACCGCGATTTCATCGCCCGCTTCGGCCGCCTGGACAGCCTGGGCCAGTTGGCAGCCGACGAGGCCGCGCCGGAATCGGCCATCGCCCTGGTCGGCGAGTTGAAGGTGTTGATCCCCATGCGCGGCCTGATCGACAAGGATGCCGAACTGGCCCGGCTCGACAAGGAAATCCAGCGTCTCGCCAAGGACGCCCCGCGCATCGAGGCCAAGCTCAACGATCCCGCCTTCGTGGAAAAGGCACCGCCGCAGGTGGTCGCCAAGGAACGTACCCGGTTACAGGAGATTCAAGCCAGCTTGACGGAATTACATGCGCAAGTGGAGAAAATCCGGGCGCTATAA
- a CDS encoding antibiotic biosynthesis monooxygenase: MHYVLIIHEVESYPAWKTIFDQAAGMRKNAGEIAYQLLRYDSEANKIVHFSEWSSLEHARRFFESPELVEIREQAGVKAPEFIYLQEIERGAL, translated from the coding sequence ATGCACTATGTATTGATCATCCACGAAGTCGAATCCTATCCCGCATGGAAAACCATTTTCGACCAAGCCGCCGGGATGCGGAAAAACGCCGGTGAAATCGCCTATCAACTGCTCCGCTACGACAGCGAGGCCAATAAGATCGTCCATTTTTCGGAATGGTCCTCGCTGGAGCATGCCCGCCGCTTTTTCGAGTCCCCGGAATTGGTGGAAATCAGGGAACAGGCGGGCGTCAAAGCCCCGGAATTCATTTATCTACAAGAAATCGAGCGCGGCGCGTTATAA
- a CDS encoding DNA polymerase III subunit chi, with translation MPRIDFYLLPGADVYQRHVTACKLIEKAYRQGHRVYLRTASPEETQLLDNLLWTFRQGSFVPHEVAGPPAAPAEVPVLLGHGPAPLAMSDVLVNLGTQVPEDYARFGRVAEFIDEDAAVKRAGRARYKAYKEAGHVPETIKLDGGMAG, from the coding sequence ATGCCCCGCATCGACTTTTATCTACTACCGGGCGCCGATGTTTATCAGCGCCACGTCACCGCCTGCAAGCTGATCGAGAAAGCCTACCGGCAGGGCCATCGCGTCTATCTCCGCACCGCCTCGCCCGAGGAAACCCAGTTGCTCGACAACCTGTTGTGGACCTTCCGGCAAGGCAGTTTCGTCCCGCACGAGGTGGCGGGCCCGCCTGCCGCGCCGGCCGAAGTCCCGGTGCTGCTGGGCCATGGCCCCGCGCCGCTCGCCATGAGCGATGTGCTGGTGAACCTGGGAACCCAGGTGCCGGAGGATTACGCCCGGTTCGGGCGGGTGGCGGAATTCATCGACGAGGACGCGGCGGTGAAACGGGCGGGGCGGGCGCGGTATAAGGCTTATAAGGAAGCGGGGCATGTGCCGGAAACGATTAAATTGGACGGCGGTATGGCGGGCTAA
- a CDS encoding leucyl aminopeptidase → MDYHAKSESLDSLSTPCAVLGFYQKRKLTPSALALDEQLDGLLQKLLKRDDIEGKPGDILALPHLPEGGIERVILVGLGKKEELKPGTYRKALAAAAKALKDANVKQAASFLHEAEVEGRDAGWQIRQFVEILEASLYRFTQMKSEAENHKARLAKLVFQTADDTVKAAIAQGQAIANGMNLAKELANLPGNVCTPTYLAEQAEKVGKKQKKLKVKILDESDLEELGMGAFLSVSKGSHEPAKLIVMEYHGAPDKAAKPYVLVGKGLTFDAGGISIKPAAAMDEMKYDMCGGAGVIGTLAAVVEMGLPLNVVGLVPASENLPDGKANKPGDIVKSMAGLTIEILNTDAEGRLLLCDVLAYAQRYEPAAVIDVATLTGACVVALGKVVSGLWSNHETLAGAVLQAGETSFDRVWRMPLLDDYQEQLKSNFADLANIGGPDGGSVTAACFLSRFAKEYPWAHIDIAGTAWKNGADKGATGRPVPLLTQYLIDRAAESATTE, encoded by the coding sequence ATGGACTACCACGCCAAATCCGAATCCCTGGACTCCCTTTCCACGCCCTGCGCCGTATTGGGCTTCTACCAAAAACGCAAGCTCACCCCGTCCGCCCTGGCCCTGGACGAGCAGTTGGACGGCCTCCTGCAAAAACTGCTGAAACGCGACGATATCGAAGGCAAGCCCGGCGATATCCTGGCCCTGCCCCATCTGCCCGAAGGCGGGATCGAACGGGTGATCCTGGTCGGACTCGGCAAGAAGGAAGAACTCAAACCCGGCACCTACCGCAAAGCCCTCGCCGCCGCCGCCAAGGCGCTCAAGGACGCCAATGTCAAACAAGCGGCCAGCTTCCTGCACGAGGCCGAGGTCGAAGGCCGCGATGCCGGTTGGCAAATCCGCCAGTTCGTGGAAATCCTCGAAGCTTCGCTCTACCGCTTCACCCAGATGAAGAGCGAAGCCGAGAACCATAAAGCCCGCCTCGCCAAGCTGGTGTTCCAAACCGCGGACGACACCGTCAAAGCCGCCATCGCCCAAGGCCAGGCCATCGCCAACGGCATGAACCTCGCCAAGGAACTCGCCAACCTCCCCGGCAATGTCTGCACCCCGACCTATCTGGCCGAGCAAGCCGAAAAGGTCGGCAAGAAGCAAAAGAAGCTCAAGGTGAAAATCCTCGACGAATCCGACCTGGAAGAACTGGGCATGGGGGCGTTCCTGTCGGTATCGAAAGGCAGCCACGAACCGGCCAAGCTGATCGTCATGGAATACCACGGCGCCCCGGACAAGGCGGCGAAACCCTATGTGCTGGTCGGCAAGGGGCTGACCTTCGACGCGGGCGGCATCTCCATCAAGCCCGCCGCCGCCATGGACGAGATGAAATACGACATGTGCGGCGGCGCGGGCGTGATCGGCACCCTGGCCGCCGTGGTCGAAATGGGCCTGCCGCTGAACGTGGTGGGGCTGGTGCCCGCCTCCGAGAACCTGCCCGACGGCAAGGCCAACAAGCCCGGCGATATCGTCAAGAGCATGGCCGGGCTGACCATCGAAATCCTCAACACCGACGCCGAAGGCCGCCTGCTGCTGTGCGACGTGCTGGCCTATGCCCAGCGCTACGAACCCGCCGCCGTCATCGACGTGGCGACCCTGACCGGGGCCTGCGTGGTGGCTTTGGGCAAGGTGGTGTCCGGGCTGTGGAGCAATCACGAAACTTTGGCCGGGGCGGTGCTGCAAGCCGGGGAAACCAGCTTCGACCGGGTGTGGCGGATGCCGCTGCTGGACGATTACCAAGAGCAGCTCAAGTCCAATTTCGCCGACCTCGCCAATATCGGCGGGCCGGATGGCGGCAGCGTCACCGCCGCCTGTTTCCTGTCGCGCTTCGCCAAGGAATACCCTTGGGCGCATATCGATATCGCCGGCACGGCCTGGAAGAACGGCGCGGACAAAGGCGCGACCGGCCGCCCGGTGCCCTTGCTGACCCAGTATCTCATCGACCGGGCGGCGGAATCCGCCACCACCGAGTAA